ATACTATGTTTCAAGAATAATTAAAGACTTTAATTAAGGGAAAAGCTTAGTATATTGGTCAAAACCCTTAGATTGAGAAGAACCAAAATGTCGGAGGACTTTACTTTCCTTTTTTTCAATGTTTAGCAATTATTCAATTTGACGATTTATATAATAAATTGTAAGTATTAGAAAGCATAAAAATTTCATCCCTAATATAAGAAATAGTTCAAATGAGGGTATTTTAACAAAAGTATAGCTTGAATCTAGAAGAGTTAATTTGAACATAATATTTTCAAAGAATTGTACATTACCGACTACCAAAACCATAATTGCATATACCAATAAGAAAATTTTAGCTAATTGCATAAAGTGAAACTTTTCAATTTTGTCAAAATTTGGCTTGGATTTCAATACTTTAATCAATCTTAATGAAATATAAAAAAGAATTAAAACCACTATAACTATAACAAAAAGAGTAACAAAAAATGAAAAATTATTTTTGCGATAGCTTGATATAAGCGGTCCAATAAATGCATAAAATATTTCAAAAGATCCTAAAAGAATAACTGAATAAAAAAACAACTGACGCGTCCACCCATTAAATAGGAAGGTGAAAAGTTTGTCAATAAAATTCGAATTTTCACTTTTTATAAATTTACCCCTGTTGGCTGTTTGAGAGGTTTTGCTTTTGGTATAGCTGTTGAGAAAATTTGGGTATGAGATATTAAAACTTTCTAATAGTTTACTTAATTCCAAGTCCGAATGCTTCAGAGTGGCCAAAAAAAAGTGCGATGTTGTAATTGTGAAGTCGTTCAATAAATTACTTTCAATCACCATTTGTTTAAGAATTTTCTCTGAATTCTTGCTTAAAGGGATACTTTCAACTTGCTCAAAATTTCTTTTAGGAGTTCTTTCCACTAACTTTTCGAGATGATCGATAATTATTTCTTTGGTAATACCATATTCCAACATACTTTTGGAACAATCCAACTCTGGTTTTACTAACAGAGAAGCAAGTAGAATATGTTCTGGTTCTATGCTTTGACTTTTGAACTTATTTGTCACATCTCTTGATAACAACAGAACATTTTTAAACTCATCCGAAAACCGATTTTGAGGTTTCATTTAATGTGATTTTTACTAAATGTAATAGGTGGTAAATAATAAAGAGACAGTTTTTAGATGTTCTAAATTAGAAGATATATTTAAAGAATTCATTTAATAACAAATTTAATCAGGTCATCTTCGACCTATTTTCAACTTCTTGCACTTATCTATCTCAGCGGTAAGAGAACTAAATATTAGAGAATTCGAGTTCATTTCATTCCAAAAGTGTATTCTCCTAGGATATTACAGTCTGGCTTACGTTAATTTCAATCCTTTTTTCAAGCTTCCTGTTTTTTTAAAATGGCTAACCTCTTCTTCCTATTGCCTGAGCAGGAAGAGTTCTCAAAAACCCATCTACTTGTACTTTTTTTGCAGTTCTAAAAGTTTCTTTGTTAAATCGTATTATCAGTATACCTCGGAAACATAAGCACAGCTCTCCGCCTAATAAAGTGCAAACACTAATCGATACTCCGTGGATTTTAATCATTATATAAACAAACCGTTCATTTCATTGAAAACTAATTTGTTCGCTTTTCTTTATTTAATTGACTCAGTGTATGGAGAGAGAAAAACTGTCGCAAGGGACTCCATGACCTCATAAAACTCCATTTTTAAGGAACCTTCTCTTCCACCAAAAACTCACCCAACGGACTCCCAATCTCAACTAAGCCTTCCACAGCAAGCTTTGCCATAACTCTTGCACCTTCTTTTGTAAAGTGTGTGTTGTCTTCTAATCCGTTGGGATAGTTCGGGTAAGTATTTGGCTCCAAATTCATGTAAAGCTTTTTGGACTTCTCCACACCAAGGTTTTCTAAAACTTCAAGGCTTTTGGCATACATATCGATTAATGGAATGTTCATTTCACTAGCAAGTGAACGTACGGCATCAGGATATTCACCATGCTGATCTACAAAAACTCCATTTTCATCAAATTTTCGTCGATTTATTGGTGTCAATAGAATAGGGAAAGCACCTTTTGCTTTGGTTTCTTCTACGTACCTTTTGAGATTTGCTTTATAAGCTGTGTTAGGTGTAGAATAACGAGTGGGGTCTTTGATTTTCTGATCATTATGACCAAACTGTATGAAAACATAATCACCTTCTTTTAGTTGGCTCTCAACTTTATCCCATAAACCCTCGTCACGGAAAGACTTTGTACTGCGACCGTTAACCGCATGGTTTTGAGTCACCACTTCATCTGTAAATAATTCATGAAGGACCTGCCCCCATCCTGTTTCTGGAGCAACTTTGGCAGTTTTATTCGCCATGGTACTATCACCAATCATAAAGATTCTGACTT
This portion of the Spirosomataceae bacterium TFI 002 genome encodes:
- a CDS encoding Lysophospholipase L1 codes for the protein MLALFFLGTSFKSLNKEVRIFMIGDSTMANKTAKVAPETGWGQVLHELFTDEVVTQNHAVNGRSTKSFRDEGLWDKVESQLKEGDYVFIQFGHNDQKIKDPTRYSTPNTAYKANLKRYVEETKAKGAFPILLTPINRRKFDENGVFVDQHGEYPDAVRSLASEMNIPLIDMYAKSLEVLENLGVEKSKKLYMNLEPNTYPNYPNGLEDNTHFTKEGARVMAKLAVEGLVEIGSPLGEFLVEEKVP